The genomic stretch GTGCGAGTTGAGCACGACGTCGGCATGCTTGCCGAGCGAGGACTCCGGGTTGCCCGTCACGGCGATCAGCTTGGCGCCGAGCCGTTTGACGAGCGGTAGGATGACGTTCAACTCCGAGACTTCGCCGGAATTGGAAAAGCCGATGAAAACGTCGTCGCGGGTGACCATGCCGAGGTCGCCATGGCTGGCTTCGGCGGGGTGGACGAAAAACGCTGGCGTGCCGGTCGAGGCCAGCGTGGCGGCAATCTTGCGCGCCACATGACCCGATTTGCCCATGCCGGACACGACGACGCGGCCGGTGCAGCCGAGCACCATTTCGACCGCACGCGCAAAGTCGGCGGACACCTGGGTTTTGAGGCCGAGTACGGCTTGCGCTTCGATGTCGAAGGTTTGCTGCGCCAGCGCAAGTGCTCGATCCGGATTGAAATTCGCTATCATGGCGGCGAAGTATAACAACGATTGACACAGTTCTCGGCCGCGGGTGGCGCGTCGGGGCTTGGCTTGCGGGGAGTGGCGGAGCGTGCGGGCGCTCCGTTTTGCTGCGCCGCGAAAATCGGCTTTCAAATCACTTTTCTGCCCGTCGCCACGCCGTCATTTTCGCTGTGCGGCGTCTCGCGTATCGCGTTCTTCGTCTATACCCTGGCATCGGTCTTGCAGCGCCTGCGTGCTCGTTTGTGCACGCACCGTCCTGATGCGCGGGTGCTGCACCTCCTGTCCAACCCCTTTTCGATCGGTTTTTCGCGTCGCATGCATTCGCCGCTGGAACTCACCCTTGTGCTGTTGGCCGCCGCCGTCATCGGCGTGGTGCTGTTCCGCATGCTGCAATTGCCGCCGATGCTGGCCTACCTCGTGGTGGGCGTGCTGATCGGGCCGAAGGCGACGGGGCTCGAGTCCGATTCTGCCCAGACGCGCTATCTGGCCGAATTCGGGGTGGTGTTCCTCATGTTTTCGATCGGGCTGGAGTTCAACCTCTCCAAGCTTCGTTCGATGCGGCGGCTGGTGCTGGGGCTCGGGGCGTCACAGGTGGTGCTGACCATGCTGCTGACGATTCCCGTGTCGCTGCTGCTCTCGCACTGGTATCCGTTGTCGTGGCAGGCGGGGCTCGCGTTGGGCGGCGCGCTGGCGATGTCGTCCACGGCCATCGTCTCGAAGATGCTGGCCGAGCGCCTGCAGCTGGAGACCGAGCACGGCCGCAACATCATCAGCGTGCTGCTGTTCCAGGATCTGGCGGTGGTGCTGCTGCTGATCGTGATTCCGTCGCTGGGCAAGAACCCGACGGACCTCGTGCTGGCGCTCTCCGTTGCCGCCTTGAAGATCACCGTGGCGCTGGTGCTGATCCTGTTCCTCGGGCAGAAGCTGCTGTCGCGCTGGTTCCATCTGGTAGCCGCACGGCGCTCGCAGGAACTGTTCATGCTGAACCTGCTGCTGGTCACGCTGGGCATGGCCGCGCTGACGGAGCGGCTGGGCCTGTCGATGGCGCTGGGCGCGTTCCTGGCCGGCATGCTGGTGTCGGAAACACCGTACAAGCTGCAGGTGGAAGAAGATATCAAGCCGTTCCGCGACGTGCTGCTGGGCCTCTTCTTCGTGACGGTGGGCATGCTGCTGGACCCCCGAGTGGTGGTCGATCACTGGGCCCTGGTGCTGGCACTGGTGGCCGGGCCCGTGCTGTTCAAGTTTGTGCTGATCGCGCTGCTGGCGCGCGCCTTCGGCTCGGGCGGCGGCGCGGCAATCCGCACGGCGCTGGGGCTGGCCCAAGCCGGTGAATTCGGCTTCGTGCTGCTCAACCAGATCGACGGGCTCCACCTGATCGACCCGCTGCTCGGCCAGGCGATCCTGGCGGCGATGCTGCTGTCGATGCTACTGGCGCCGTTCCTGATCCAGTACAGCGACGTGATCGCCATGCGGCTGTCGCGCACCGACTGGCTGATGCAATCGCTGGCCATGACCAAAATTGCCGCACAGAGCATCGCCACCGAGCGCCACGTCATCATCTGCGGCTACGGGCGCAGCGGCCAGAACCTGGCGCATATGGTCGAGCAGGAGGGCATCGGCTACGTCGCGCTCGATCTGGACCCCGACCGCGTGCGCGAAGCCGCGGCAGCGGGCGAACATGTGGTCTACGGCGATGCGGCGCGGCGCGAGTCACTCGTGGCCGCCGGCATCCACCGTGCTGCGGCGGTCGCCATAACGTATGCCGACACGGCGTCTGCATTGAAGGTGCTGCACCACGTGCAGGCGCTGGAGCCGACCCTCCCCGTGATCGTGCGCACGATCGATGATGCGGACCTTGACCGCCTGCAGCAGGCCGGCGCCACCGAGGTCGTCCCCGAGATCATCGAAGGCAGCCTGATGCTGGCCTCGCACGCGCTGGTGCTGCTGGGCGTGCCGCTGCGCCGTGTGGTGCGGCGCGCGCAGCAGATGCGCGATGCGCGTTACAGCCTGCTGCGCGGCTACTTTCACGGTCAGGATGACGAAGAAGACATGCTCGAGCG from Ralstonia pickettii encodes the following:
- a CDS encoding monovalent cation:proton antiporter family protein, whose amino-acid sequence is MHSPLELTLVLLAAAVIGVVLFRMLQLPPMLAYLVVGVLIGPKATGLESDSAQTRYLAEFGVVFLMFSIGLEFNLSKLRSMRRLVLGLGASQVVLTMLLTIPVSLLLSHWYPLSWQAGLALGGALAMSSTAIVSKMLAERLQLETEHGRNIISVLLFQDLAVVLLLIVIPSLGKNPTDLVLALSVAALKITVALVLILFLGQKLLSRWFHLVAARRSQELFMLNLLLVTLGMAALTERLGLSMALGAFLAGMLVSETPYKLQVEEDIKPFRDVLLGLFFVTVGMLLDPRVVVDHWALVLALVAGPVLFKFVLIALLARAFGSGGGAAIRTALGLAQAGEFGFVLLNQIDGLHLIDPLLGQAILAAMLLSMLLAPFLIQYSDVIAMRLSRTDWLMQSLAMTKIAAQSIATERHVIICGYGRSGQNLAHMVEQEGIGYVALDLDPDRVREAAAAGEHVVYGDAARRESLVAAGIHRAAAVAITYADTASALKVLHHVQALEPTLPVIVRTIDDADLDRLQQAGATEVVPEIIEGSLMLASHALVLLGVPLRRVVRRAQQMRDARYSLLRGYFHGQDDEEDMLERDAVRLHSVPLAKGSPAIGRKLGTMGLETFKTSVTAIRRQGIRALDPDPDTVLELGDIVVLRGTPEGLQMAEERLSPR